From Pararhodobacter zhoushanensis, the proteins below share one genomic window:
- a CDS encoding DUF2244 domain-containing protein produces the protein MPYALTQDSPTQATLRAWPHNALNPRGFVMAVGMAAGTLAIPLLAVIGSPVLWGLLPFAGIALWGLWYGLDRNWRDRQILEELTLSRAEITLTRTNPRSPQQQWRADPHWVSLRLVPRGGPVENYLILTGGGREVELGAYLTPDERASLHDALSDLLVRFKTYAPDPFS, from the coding sequence ATGCCCTATGCCCTGACCCAAGACAGCCCCACGCAGGCAACGCTGCGCGCGTGGCCGCATAACGCGCTGAACCCGCGCGGCTTTGTGATGGCTGTTGGCATGGCGGCCGGAACGCTGGCAATTCCGCTGCTGGCGGTGATCGGCTCGCCGGTGCTGTGGGGTCTGTTGCCCTTTGCCGGCATCGCGCTGTGGGGTCTGTGGTACGGGCTGGACCGCAACTGGCGCGACCGCCAGATCCTTGAGGAACTGACCCTGAGCCGGGCAGAAATCACCCTGACCCGGACCAACCCGCGCAGCCCGCAACAGCAATGGCGCGCCGATCCGCATTGGGTGTCGCTGCGGCTGGTGCCTCGGGGCGGCCCGGTTGAGAATTACCTGATCCTGACCGGCGGCGGGCGCGAGGTCGAGCTGGGCGCATACCTCACGCCAGACGAGCGGGCATCCCTGCATGACGCCCTGTCAGACCTGCTGGTGCGGTTTAAAACCTACGCGCCCGACCCGTTCAGCTGA
- a CDS encoding winged helix-turn-helix transcriptional regulator: MLTADPCRPDQCLAEDWLGFLGHRWNALTLWQLEAGPRRFSDLQDRLPGISPKVLTERLEGLQARGLVSRQVSNGFPRTVTYALTVQGAGLRGVLMHLYDWAETLPVMGAENTNAAL; the protein is encoded by the coding sequence ATGCTGACCGCCGATCCTTGCCGCCCCGATCAATGCCTCGCCGAGGATTGGCTCGGATTTCTGGGCCATCGCTGGAACGCGTTGACGCTCTGGCAACTGGAGGCCGGCCCGCGCCGGTTTTCCGACTTGCAGGACCGGCTGCCGGGGATTTCGCCCAAAGTGCTGACCGAGCGGCTTGAGGGCTTGCAGGCGCGCGGGCTGGTCAGCCGTCAGGTCTCGAACGGTTTTCCCCGCACGGTGACCTACGCGTTGACCGTGCAGGGCGCCGGGTTGCGCGGCGTGTTGATGCATCTCTACGACTGGGCCGAAACCCTGCCGGTGATGGGTGCTGAAAACACGAACGCCGCGCTGTAA
- a CDS encoding glutathione S-transferase family protein translates to MLTIWGRRDSSNVQAVMWAVAELGLTHARIDAGHRFGVTGTPEFLAMNPNGTVPVVQDGDGPVLWESAAILRYLANSYAPDSFWPVEPGARADVDRWAEWAKINIILPFGGQVFMPMIFQKPEVRNTAALEASLKALTAKFQMAEARLALHPYMMGNTLTLADIHMGNILYRYFTLDIARADLPALQAYYDRLCARPAYAEHVMVSYDALRPA, encoded by the coding sequence ATGCTGACCATCTGGGGCCGACGCGATTCCTCCAATGTGCAAGCCGTCATGTGGGCGGTGGCCGAGCTGGGCCTGACCCACGCCCGCATCGACGCAGGCCACCGCTTCGGCGTCACAGGCACGCCCGAATTTCTGGCGATGAACCCCAATGGCACCGTCCCGGTGGTGCAGGACGGCGACGGGCCGGTGCTGTGGGAATCAGCGGCGATCCTGCGGTATCTGGCCAACAGCTACGCGCCTGACAGCTTCTGGCCCGTCGAGCCGGGCGCCCGCGCCGACGTCGACCGCTGGGCGGAATGGGCCAAGATCAACATCATCCTGCCCTTCGGCGGGCAGGTGTTCATGCCGATGATTTTCCAAAAGCCCGAGGTCAGGAATACGGCTGCCCTTGAGGCCAGCCTCAAGGCGCTGACCGCCAAGTTTCAGATGGCCGAGGCCCGGCTGGCCCTGCACCCCTATATGATGGGCAACACGCTGACGCTGGCCGATATTCATATGGGAAACATTCTGTACCGCTACTTCACCCTCGACATCGCCCGCGCCGATCTGCCCGCTCTGCAGGCCTATTACGACCGGCTCTGCGCGCGTCCCGCCTATGCCGAGCATGTCATGGTCTCGTACGACGCGCTGCGCCCGGCCTGA
- a CDS encoding GatB/YqeY domain-containing protein: MSLRARISEDLKTAMKAKDTLRLSTLRLINAAIKDRDIALRGEGEDREMTDVEITAVMSRMVKQRQESARAYEEGGRLELVERELDEIKVIEGYLPRQLSDDEVDAAIAATISELEASSIRDMGRVMNALKTQFTGQMDFGAVGPMVKSRLS, translated from the coding sequence ATGTCGCTGCGCGCCCGGATCTCCGAGGACCTCAAGACTGCCATGAAGGCAAAGGACACGCTGCGCCTGTCCACGCTGCGGCTGATCAATGCCGCGATCAAGGATCGCGATATTGCCCTGCGCGGCGAAGGCGAAGACCGCGAAATGACCGATGTCGAGATCACCGCCGTGATGTCGCGCATGGTCAAACAGCGTCAGGAAAGCGCGCGCGCCTATGAAGAGGGCGGGCGGCTGGAGCTGGTCGAGCGCGAGCTTGACGAGATCAAGGTGATCGAAGGCTATCTGCCGCGTCAGTTGAGCGATGACGAGGTCGACGCCGCGATCGCCGCGACGATTTCCGAGCTTGAAGCCTCGTCGATCCGCGATATGGGCCGGGTGATGAATGCGTTGAAAACGCAGTTTACCGGGCAGATGGATTTCGGCGCTGTCGGGCCGATGGTCAAATCCCGGCTCAGCTGA
- a CDS encoding saccharopine dehydrogenase NADP-binding domain-containing protein: MKPITIVGGYGHVGSKIARRLSGAGLPVRIAGRDVVRAKALADQLGTDAARLDLDDATSWDAALQGSGPVVVCLDTATTQFASAVLTRGLGYVDISATDAVLQRHESLDALARSHGALAVLSVGLAPGLTNLMALEALRGLDRIESLTIGVLLGLGDSHGAAAIDWTLDSLRPLPPDAVQRLDFASGPVPTIPFDFADQHVLTRAGIPAVTTRLGLGSPLVTGASLRLLSALAPRPMMRKLLRWSLPRFRLGSDRTGLVIIADGWRDGARVTRRLTLDGRAEAEITALVAARVARDMATRTETGVHHIQTLWQLADLAPDLAAEGITLSA; this comes from the coding sequence ATGAAACCCATCACCATCGTCGGCGGCTACGGCCATGTCGGCTCAAAGATCGCGCGGCGGCTGTCGGGCGCGGGACTGCCCGTCCGCATCGCCGGGCGCGATGTCGTGCGGGCGAAAGCGCTGGCCGACCAGCTTGGCACCGACGCGGCGCGGCTCGATCTGGACGACGCCACAAGCTGGGACGCGGCCTTGCAGGGGTCGGGGCCAGTGGTGGTCTGCCTCGATACCGCCACGACGCAGTTCGCGAGCGCCGTTCTGACGCGCGGACTGGGTTATGTCGATATCTCGGCCACCGACGCCGTGCTGCAACGCCACGAATCGCTCGACGCTCTCGCCCGTTCGCACGGGGCGCTGGCGGTGCTGTCGGTCGGGCTGGCACCGGGGTTGACCAACCTCATGGCGCTTGAGGCCTTGCGCGGTCTCGACCGGATCGAGTCGCTGACAATCGGCGTGCTTCTGGGCCTCGGTGACAGCCACGGCGCTGCGGCGATCGACTGGACACTCGACAGCTTGCGGCCCCTGCCGCCGGACGCGGTGCAGCGGCTCGACTTCGCCTCGGGTCCGGTGCCGACCATCCCCTTCGATTTTGCGGATCAGCATGTGCTGACCCGCGCCGGAATCCCGGCCGTCACCACCCGCCTCGGCCTCGGCTCGCCGCTGGTGACCGGCGCGTCGCTTCGCCTGCTGTCGGCCCTTGCCCCGCGCCCCATGATGCGCAAACTCCTGCGCTGGAGCCTGCCGCGCTTTCGTCTGGGGTCGGACAGAACCGGCCTTGTGATCATCGCCGACGGGTGGCGCGACGGCGCGCGGGTAACGCGCCGCCTGACCCTCGACGGGCGGGCCGAAGCCGAGATCACCGCGCTGGTCGCGGCCCGCGTGGCGCGCGACATGGCCACGCGAACCGAGACCGGGGTGCATCATATCCAGACGCTGTGGCAGCTCGCGGATCTGGCCCCCGACCTGGCCGCCGAGGGGATCACGCTGTCGGCGTGA
- a CDS encoding peptidoglycan-binding domain-containing protein: MNRKIFTTTALVAALMTGSVGQARADVGSAIAGGIIGGIIGGAIQGQRRPTRTTRYVVPSAARQEAREVQTALNHFYFHVGTPDGVLGRQSRAGISQYQAYLGFPVTGTLAVFERQVLISAYQRAQIGGPEVTRVTQRHQDGLRGLLTVVRDEMQGGGTRVRSAGAYGLPGEVADAVDEIAASSDPTAEQLVQRSGFVQLSDLNGDGRTDYIIDTSVTGSAFWCNAQACTVQVFVSTPDGYRRNDFQSNNATPAMFECQQSSCRLTEGGTTTVAALGGHADSPLAPPVSAAQPMVQNPNAAAPGVTATGGGMPNFFGGGSRPAQTSLASHCNRVGLVTSANGGYSDVTTMTDPVFTLNEQFCLARGYAIADGEAMMAQLGVASQDVAGQCAGLATALQANVSALSLQPRDVVLAGMTQWMLTSGMSTSDLAMNARVCLSSGYATDNLPVALGSALILTALGETAYGELPAHHLMQGIGAVQRRDLAADWFNASVPTTMTTEVAFQPGPASRNALIMAAVNGATGSVPSMAAPVQPQVQTPVAPAVTK, from the coding sequence ATGAACCGCAAGATTTTCACGACGACCGCGCTCGTCGCGGCATTGATGACCGGTTCCGTCGGTCAGGCCCGCGCCGATGTCGGCAGCGCCATCGCGGGTGGAATTATCGGTGGAATTATCGGTGGGGCCATTCAGGGCCAGCGCCGGCCGACGCGCACCACGCGCTATGTCGTGCCCTCTGCCGCCCGGCAAGAAGCGCGTGAGGTGCAGACCGCGCTCAACCATTTCTATTTCCACGTCGGTACGCCCGATGGTGTGCTTGGCCGCCAGTCCCGCGCCGGGATTTCGCAGTATCAGGCCTATCTGGGCTTTCCGGTTACCGGCACGCTGGCCGTGTTTGAGCGGCAGGTGCTGATCTCGGCCTATCAGCGCGCGCAGATCGGCGGGCCTGAAGTGACGCGCGTCACGCAGCGCCATCAGGACGGTTTGCGCGGCCTGCTGACCGTCGTACGCGATGAGATGCAGGGCGGCGGCACCCGCGTTCGCAGCGCCGGGGCCTATGGGCTGCCGGGCGAAGTGGCCGACGCGGTCGATGAAATCGCCGCCAGCTCGGACCCGACGGCCGAGCAACTGGTGCAGCGATCAGGCTTTGTGCAGCTTTCGGATCTGAATGGTGACGGGCGCACCGACTATATCATCGACACCTCGGTGACCGGCTCGGCCTTCTGGTGTAACGCGCAGGCCTGTACGGTGCAGGTGTTCGTGTCTACGCCTGACGGCTATCGCCGCAACGACTTTCAGTCCAACAACGCCACGCCCGCCATGTTCGAGTGCCAGCAATCGTCGTGCCGCCTGACCGAAGGCGGGACCACGACGGTGGCCGCGCTGGGGGGACACGCTGACTCACCGCTGGCCCCGCCCGTCTCGGCGGCACAGCCGATGGTGCAAAACCCCAACGCGGCAGCGCCGGGCGTTACCGCGACGGGTGGCGGGATGCCCAACTTCTTCGGCGGGGGCAGCCGTCCGGCACAGACGTCACTCGCATCGCATTGCAACCGCGTGGGTCTGGTGACCTCGGCCAACGGCGGCTACAGCGATGTGACCACGATGACCGATCCCGTGTTTACCCTGAACGAACAGTTCTGTCTGGCGCGTGGCTATGCCATCGCCGATGGTGAAGCGATGATGGCGCAGCTTGGCGTGGCATCGCAGGACGTCGCCGGTCAGTGCGCCGGTCTGGCGACTGCCTTGCAGGCCAATGTTTCCGCCCTGTCGCTGCAACCGCGGGACGTGGTGCTGGCCGGGATGACGCAATGGATGTTGACCTCGGGGATGAGCACCAGCGATCTGGCGATGAACGCGCGGGTCTGTCTGTCCAGTGGCTATGCGACCGATAACCTGCCGGTGGCACTGGGGTCGGCGCTGATTCTGACCGCGCTGGGGGAAACCGCTTATGGCGAGCTGCCCGCGCATCACCTGATGCAAGGCATCGGCGCCGTGCAGCGCCGTGATCTGGCCGCCGACTGGTTCAACGCAAGCGTCCCCACCACGATGACCACCGAGGTGGCGTTTCAGCCCGGCCCGGCTTCGCGCAATGCGCTGATCATGGCGGCTGTCAATGGTGCTACCGGAAGCGTGCCGAGCATGGCGGCACCGGTGCAGCCACAGGTCCAGACGCCCGTCGCGCCCGCTGTCACCAAGTAA
- the ctaD gene encoding cytochrome c oxidase subunit I — protein sequence MANAAAHGHEDQRGFFTRWFMSTNHKDIGVLYLFTAGLVGFVAVALTVFMRLELMHPGVQHMCMEGARLLASSDCETPNGHLWNVLVTAHGVLMMFFVVIPALFGGFGNYFMPLHIGAPDMAFPRLNNLSYWLYVAGASLAVVSLFVPGGEGQNGAGTGWVLYPPLSTRESGYSMDFAIFAVHLSGASSILGAINIITTFLNMRAPGMTLHKVPLFAWSVFVTAWMILLALPVLAGAITMLLTDRNFGTTFFDPAGGGDPILYQHILWFFGHPEVYIIIIPGFGIVSHVIATFSRKPIFGYLPMVYAMVAIAALGFVVWAHHMYTVGMSLTQQTYFMMATMTIAVPTGVKIFSWIATMWRGSLSFETPMLWAFGFLFLFTVGGVTGIVLSQAPVDRIYHDTYYVVAHFHYVMSLGAVFALFAGIYYWMGKMSGRQYPEWAGKLHFWVMFIGANLTFFPQHFLGRQGMPRRYIDYPEAFALWNYVSSLGAFLSFASFVFFIGVVFYTLFFGKRVTENNYWNEHADTLEWTLPCPPPEHTFEQLPKREDWDHSHAH from the coding sequence ATGGCCAACGCAGCCGCTCATGGACATGAAGACCAGCGAGGGTTCTTTACCCGCTGGTTCATGTCCACCAACCACAAGGACATCGGCGTCCTTTATCTGTTCACCGCAGGACTTGTGGGTTTCGTCGCAGTAGCGCTCACCGTCTTCATGCGCCTTGAGCTGATGCACCCCGGCGTGCAGCACATGTGCATGGAAGGCGCGCGCCTGTTGGCCAGCTCCGATTGCGAAACGCCCAACGGCCACCTGTGGAACGTGCTCGTCACCGCCCACGGCGTGCTGATGATGTTCTTCGTCGTCATCCCGGCGCTGTTTGGCGGTTTCGGCAACTACTTCATGCCGCTGCACATCGGTGCACCGGACATGGCGTTCCCGCGCCTCAACAACCTCAGCTACTGGCTGTATGTCGCAGGCGCTTCGCTGGCGGTCGTTTCGCTGTTCGTCCCGGGCGGTGAAGGCCAGAACGGCGCAGGCACCGGCTGGGTTCTGTACCCGCCGCTGTCGACCCGTGAGTCGGGCTACTCGATGGACTTCGCGATCTTCGCCGTCCACCTGTCGGGTGCCTCGTCGATCCTGGGCGCGATCAACATCATCACCACCTTCCTGAACATGCGCGCGCCGGGCATGACGCTGCACAAAGTGCCGCTGTTCGCCTGGTCGGTGTTCGTCACCGCGTGGATGATCCTGCTGGCGCTGCCGGTTCTGGCCGGTGCCATCACCATGCTGCTGACCGACCGCAACTTTGGCACGACGTTCTTTGACCCGGCCGGTGGCGGTGACCCGATCCTGTACCAGCACATCCTGTGGTTCTTTGGCCACCCGGAAGTGTACATCATCATCATCCCCGGTTTCGGCATCGTCAGCCACGTCATCGCGACCTTCTCGCGCAAGCCGATCTTTGGCTATCTGCCGATGGTCTACGCGATGGTTGCCATTGCGGCGCTGGGCTTTGTCGTCTGGGCGCACCACATGTACACCGTGGGCATGTCGCTGACCCAGCAGACGTATTTCATGATGGCCACGATGACGATCGCCGTGCCAACCGGCGTCAAGATCTTCAGCTGGATCGCCACGATGTGGCGCGGCTCGCTGTCGTTTGAAACGCCGATGCTGTGGGCCTTTGGCTTCCTGTTCCTGTTCACCGTCGGCGGTGTGACCGGTATCGTGCTCAGCCAGGCCCCTGTGGACCGCATCTATCACGACACCTATTATGTCGTGGCGCACTTCCACTACGTGATGTCGCTGGGTGCCGTGTTTGCGCTGTTCGCCGGGATCTATTACTGGATGGGCAAGATGTCGGGCCGTCAGTACCCGGAATGGGCGGGCAAGCTTCACTTCTGGGTGATGTTCATCGGTGCCAACCTGACCTTCTTCCCGCAGCACTTCCTGGGTCGTCAGGGCATGCCGCGCCGGTACATCGACTATCCGGAAGCCTTTGCACTGTGGAACTACGTCAGCTCGCTGGGCGCCTTCCTGTCCTTCGCGTCGTTCGTGTTCTTCATCGGGGTCGTGTTCTACACGCTGTTCTTCGGCAAACGCGTCACCGAGAACAACTACTGGAACGAGCACGCCGACACGCTGGAATGGACCCTGCCCTGCCCGCCGCCGGAGCACACGTTCGAGCAGCTGCCCAAGCGTGAAGACTGGGATCACAGCCACGCCCACTGA
- a CDS encoding aminotransferase-like domain-containing protein — MDWQKVLAERNTRMKASEIRELLKLLDQPEIISFAGGIPDPALFPTQAFADAMHATLTGPASGAALQYSVSEGYRPLRDWIAGQMAAIGVPCDADNILITSGSQQALDYLGKLFLDPDDTALVTWPTYMGALGAFNAYQPRYERLDPHSNRPVEALAEAASEAGGRVKFAYLSADFANPTGETLDRAGREALLDMAESLDIAVIEDAAYQVLRYDGAPVAPILALELARKGDLEACRTIYCGSFSKVLSPGLRVGWVVAAKPVIARLVLMKQAADLHSPTLNQIATDHVARAIFPEHVARLRSVYAARRDAMLAALAQHMPEGVRWTRPEGGMFVWLTLPEGMDGAALLAQSLKTEKVAFVPGRAFFADGSNGNTLRLAFSVADEAMIAEGIRRLGRLIGGA; from the coding sequence ATGGATTGGCAAAAAGTGCTCGCAGAGCGCAATACACGCATGAAAGCATCCGAGATCCGCGAGCTTTTGAAACTTTTGGATCAGCCCGAGATCATTTCCTTTGCTGGCGGCATCCCCGACCCCGCGCTGTTTCCGACGCAGGCCTTCGCTGACGCGATGCACGCGACGCTGACCGGTCCGGCCTCGGGTGCCGCGTTGCAGTATTCGGTTTCCGAGGGGTATCGCCCGCTGCGCGACTGGATCGCCGGGCAGATGGCTGCCATTGGCGTGCCCTGCGATGCGGATAACATCCTGATCACGTCAGGCTCACAGCAAGCGCTTGATTATCTGGGGAAACTCTTCCTCGATCCCGACGACACGGCGCTGGTCACCTGGCCGACCTACATGGGTGCCTTGGGGGCGTTCAACGCCTATCAACCGCGCTACGAACGCCTTGATCCGCACAGCAACCGGCCCGTCGAAGCGCTGGCCGAGGCGGCTTCCGAGGCCGGTGGCCGGGTGAAATTTGCCTATCTCTCTGCCGATTTCGCCAACCCTACCGGCGAGACGCTGGATCGGGCGGGGCGCGAGGCGCTGCTCGACATGGCCGAGTCGCTGGACATCGCGGTGATCGAGGACGCCGCCTATCAGGTTCTGCGGTATGACGGCGCGCCGGTCGCGCCGATTCTGGCGCTGGAGCTGGCGCGCAAGGGTGATCTCGAGGCGTGCCGCACGATTTATTGTGGCTCGTTCTCCAAGGTGCTCTCGCCGGGACTTCGTGTGGGCTGGGTTGTCGCGGCCAAGCCGGTGATCGCCCGGCTGGTGTTGATGAAGCAGGCCGCTGACCTGCATTCCCCGACCCTGAACCAGATCGCCACCGACCACGTCGCCCGCGCGATCTTTCCTGAGCATGTCGCCAGACTGCGCTCGGTCTACGCCGCACGCCGCGACGCGATGCTGGCCGCGCTGGCACAGCACATGCCCGAGGGCGTGCGCTGGACCAGGCCTGAGGGGGGCATGTTTGTCTGGCTGACCCTGCCCGAGGGCATGGACGGGGCCGCGTTGCTGGCGCAGTCGCTCAAGACCGAAAAGGTCGCCTTCGTGCCCGGCCGTGCGTTCTTCGCCGATGGCTCGAACGGCAACACGCTGCGGCTTGCGTTCTCTGTCGCCGACGAGGCGATGATCGCCGAGGGGATCAGGCGGCTGGGCCGCCTGATCGGCGGGGCTTAG
- a CDS encoding 6,7-dimethyl-8-ribityllumazine synthase — MTHTRYAFVKAGWHADIVDRALEGFLQTIPAEQVDVFDVPGAFELPLMARDLAKTGRYAAVAAAAFVVDGGIYRHDFVAQAVVSGLMQVGLETGVPVLSVSLTPHQYQETAHHNAIYRAHFVEKGREAAQAAVKITQARAALA; from the coding sequence ATGACACACACCCGTTACGCCTTTGTTAAAGCCGGTTGGCACGCCGATATCGTGGACCGCGCCTTGGAAGGCTTCTTGCAGACAATCCCCGCCGAGCAGGTCGATGTGTTCGACGTCCCGGGCGCGTTCGAGCTGCCGCTGATGGCGCGCGATCTGGCGAAAACCGGGCGCTATGCGGCTGTCGCGGCGGCGGCTTTCGTGGTGGATGGCGGCATCTACCGGCATGATTTCGTGGCACAAGCCGTGGTCAGCGGGCTGATGCAGGTGGGGCTTGAGACCGGGGTGCCGGTGCTTTCGGTCTCGTTGACGCCGCATCAGTATCAGGAGACCGCGCATCACAACGCGATCTACCGCGCGCATTTCGTCGAGAAAGGGCGCGAGGCGGCCCAGGCGGCGGTGAAAATCACCCAAGCGCGGGCCGCGTTGGCCTGA
- a CDS encoding RidA family protein, translating into MPPKAIIPPGSGDAVRQLALSPGVLSGGHLFLTGMTGSAPTGEMPVDPEAQFSNAFDKIGAVLAEAGLGFDAVVEMTTYHVGLRDHFDTFAAVRRHYVQDPFPAWTAVEVAGLRRDGALVEIRVIASAETLL; encoded by the coding sequence ATGCCCCCCAAAGCCATCATCCCGCCCGGGTCCGGCGATGCCGTCCGCCAGCTGGCGCTGTCGCCGGGTGTGCTTTCTGGCGGTCATCTGTTCCTTACCGGCATGACCGGCAGCGCCCCGACGGGTGAGATGCCGGTCGACCCCGAAGCGCAGTTCAGCAACGCCTTCGACAAGATCGGCGCGGTACTGGCAGAGGCCGGGCTGGGCTTTGACGCCGTGGTCGAGATGACCACCTACCATGTCGGTCTACGCGACCATTTCGACACTTTCGCCGCCGTCCGGCGCCACTATGTCCAAGACCCCTTCCCAGCCTGGACAGCGGTCGAGGTCGCCGGGCTGCGCCGCGACGGCGCGCTGGTCGAGATCCGCGTGATCGCCAGCGCGGAAACCCTGCTATAA